One Molothrus aeneus isolate 106 chromosome 6, BPBGC_Maene_1.0, whole genome shotgun sequence genomic window carries:
- the CAT gene encoding catalase, whose amino-acid sequence MADGRDDAANQLKQWKNQRGSQKPDVLTTGAGNPIGDKLNILTVGPRGPLLVQDVVFTDEMAHFDRERIPERVVHAKGAGAFGYFEVTHDITQYCKAKVFEHIGKRTPLAIRFSTVAGESGSADTVRDPRGFAMKFYTEDGNWDLVGNNTPIFFIRDAMLFPSFIHSQKRNPQTHLKDPDMVWDFWSLRPESLHQVSFLFSDRGIPDGYRHMNGYGSHTFKLVNADGRAVYCKFHAKTDQGIKNLSVEEAGRLASTDPDYAIRDLYNAIAKGNFPSWSFYIQVMTFEEAEKFPFNPFDVTKVWPHGDYPLIPVGKLVLNRNPVNYFAEVEQMAYDPSNMPPGIEPSPDKMLQGRLFSYPDTHRHRLGPNYLQIPVNCPFRARVANYQRDGPMTVSDNQGGAPNYYPNSFTGPEDQPQFKESRMFASGDVQRFNSANEDNVTQVREFYLKVLNEEQRQRLCKNIAHHLKDAQLFIQKRAVKNFTDVHPSYGACIQALLDKYNAEGGQKDVIRTYAQSRTRMSVKERSNL is encoded by the exons ATGGCTGACGGGCGGGACGACGCCGCGAACCAGCTGAAGCAATGGAAGAACCAGCGGGGCTCGCAG AAACCAGATGTCCTGACCACAGGTGCTGGGAACCCCATTGGGGATAAGCTGAATATCCTGACAGTGGGGCCACGTGGACCTCTTCTTGTCCAAGATGTTGTTTTCACTGATGAGATGGCTCACTTTGACAGAGAGAGGATTCCTGAGAGAGTTGTGCATGCAAAAGGGGCAG GAGCCTTTGGCTATTTTGAAGTCACCCATGATATCACCCAGTACTGTAAGGCAAAAGTGTTTGAGCACATTGGGAAAAGGACTCCGCTTGCCATCCGCTTCTCCACTGTTG CTGGAGAATCTGGCTCAGCTGACACAGTTCGTGACCCCCGAGGCTTTGCCATGAAGTTCTACACGGAGGATGGGAATTGGGATCTTGTGGGAAACAACACTCCCATCTTCTTTATTCGGGATGCAATGTTG TTTCCATCCTTCATCCATAGCCAAAAGAGGAACCCTCAGACTCATCTGAAGGATCCAGACATGGTGTGGGACTTCTGGAGTCTTCGCCCTGAGTCTTTGCATCAA GTGTCTTTCCTGTTCAGTGACCGTGGCATTCCTGATGGCTATCGCCACATGAATGGATATGGATCACACACCTTCAAACTGGTTAATGCTGATGGAAGAGCAGTTTACTGCAAATTCCATGCCAag ACTGACCAGGGCATCAAAAACCTTTCTGTGGAAGAAGCAGGAAGATTGGCTTCTACTGATCCTGACTATGCCATACGGGACCTTTACAATGCCATTGCCAAGGGGAACTTTCCTTCATGGTCCTTCTACATTCAGGTTATGACCTTTGAAGAAGCAGAGAAGTTCCCATTTAATCCTTTTGATGTGACGAAG GTTTGGCCTCATGGTGACTACCCTCTCATCCCTGTGGGAAAGCTGGTCTTGAACAGGAATCCTGTCAACTACTTTGCAGAGGTGGAACAGATGGCTTATGACCCTAGCAACATGCCTCCTGGAATTGAGCCCAGCCCTGACAAAATGCTGCAG GGGCGCCTCTTCTCGTACCCTGACACCCACAGACACCGCCTGGGCCCCAACTATCTGCAGATCCCTGTCAACTGTCCCTTCAGAGCCAGGGTGGCCAACTACCAGAGGGATGGGCCAATGACTGTTTCTGACAACCAAG gtggTGCTCCAAATTATTATCCAAACAGCTTCACCGGTCCTGAGGATCAGCCCCAGTTCAAGGAGAGCCGCATGTTTGCTTCAGGGGACGTGCAGCGCTTCAACAGTGCCAATGAGGACAACGTGACCCAG GTGCGAGAATTTTACCTCAAAGTGCTGAACGAGGAACAGCGCCAGAGGCTGTGTAAGAACATTGCACATCATCTGAAGGATGCCCAGCTCTTCATTCAGAAACGAGCT gtgaaaaACTTCACTGATGTTCATCCTAGTTATGGAGCCTGTATCCAGGCTTTGCTGGACAAATACAATGCTGAGGGTGGGCAAAAG GATGTAATTAGAACATATGCACAGTCCAGAACTCGTATGTCTGTCAAGGAAAGATCCAACCTGTAA